The genome window ATGCCAGAGCATGTTGTCAATGATCAATAACCCGCCGCTGCGCAATTTCCCCTTGATCACCGGCAGGGATGCGGGATAGGCCTGCTTGTCGATATCGTTGAAGATGATGTCGAACGGACCGTCCGTGCGCCTGAGCGCCTCCACTGCTTCGGAGATGTGGAACTGGACCAGGTCGGCGCTTCCCAATTCGACCAGATGCCTGCGCGCCTTTTCAGACAGTTTCTCATCCCAGACGGTATGATGCACCACTCCTCCCCCATTTTCCCGCAGCGCCCTGGCAAACCAGGCCGTGGAATACCCATACCCCGAGCCCAATTCAAAAACGGACTTGGCCTGAAGCATGCGCGCCAGCTGGTAACAGTAATATCCGCAGACGGGGCCGATGATGGGAAAATCATTCTCAGCCGCGAATGCCTCCATCTTTTGCAATTCCTCCTCCCGCGGCGGGACGAGGGCGGCAAGATAATCCTGGGTTGCTGCGTAGGTCAATAGATCGTTGCTCATGGCATCTCCAATGAAATCCGGATAAATATGCGGGTGGAATTGTACTCCCCCGGGCGCAGGAAACACCAGCAGA of Anaerolineales bacterium contains these proteins:
- a CDS encoding O-methyltransferase — encoded protein: MSNDLLTYAATQDYLAALVPPREEELQKMEAFAAENDFPIIGPVCGYYCYQLARMLQAKSVFELGSGYGYSTAWFARALRENGGGVVHHTVWDEKLSEKARRHLVELGSADLVQFHISEAVEALRRTDGPFDIIFNDIDKQAYPASLPVIKGKLRSGGLLIIDNMLWHGRIFDKTDLSPATKGVHEFTKQIASDPDWIVSLAPIRDGMIVAYKK